The Nitrospira sp. KM1 genome includes a window with the following:
- a CDS encoding ribonuclease HII, translated as MGPTNEFEIEARRCGYRRIAGLDEAGRGPLAGPVVAAAVILPARCRLTGVDDSKQLTKADRERLYALIRARAVCIGVGSATEQEIDRINILEATRLAMRRAVAALSPAADCLLIDAVTLRCPGVLSRSIIMGDALCFSVAAASIVAKVTRDRLMVEYHRLYPQYNFLSHKGYGTDEHLKRLDEHGPCAIHRRTFAPVAQIICRSLRPYPTSVSPSKETPRSIA; from the coding sequence GTGGGACCTACCAACGAGTTCGAAATCGAAGCCCGGCGGTGCGGGTATCGCCGTATAGCCGGGCTCGACGAGGCGGGCAGGGGCCCGCTCGCCGGTCCCGTTGTGGCTGCCGCCGTCATCCTTCCCGCCCGTTGCAGGCTGACGGGTGTCGATGATTCCAAACAACTGACGAAGGCGGACCGTGAGCGGCTCTATGCGCTCATCAGAGCCCGCGCGGTGTGCATCGGCGTCGGCTCCGCCACGGAACAGGAAATCGACAGGATCAACATTCTCGAGGCCACGCGGCTTGCCATGCGCCGGGCGGTCGCGGCGCTCTCACCCGCGGCCGATTGTCTGCTGATCGACGCGGTCACGCTCCGTTGTCCCGGGGTGTTGAGCCGGTCCATTATCATGGGAGATGCGTTGTGCTTCTCGGTGGCCGCCGCTTCGATCGTGGCCAAGGTAACGCGGGATCGTCTCATGGTCGAGTATCACCGGTTGTACCCGCAATACAACTTTCTCTCGCACAAGGGATATGGGACGGATGAGCATCTCAAGCGGCTCGATGAGCACGGTCCCTGCGCGATTCATCGCCGCACCTTCGCTCCCGTGGCACAGATCATTTGTCGATCGCTGCGGCCGTATCCGACATCCGTGAGCCCATCGAAAGAGACGCCGCGGTCAATAGCGTGA
- the trmD gene encoding tRNA (guanosine(37)-N1)-methyltransferase TrmD translates to MRCDVFTLFPEMILPVVGSSMLKRAREKALLEIQVHNLRDYTIDKHKVADDVPYGGGAGMVMKAEPILRAVDDVCSSYGTQGDHVRLLLPSPQGRPFTQSVARELAGETRRLMFICGHYEGIDERVRLALQPEEISVGDYILTGGELAALVVIDAAARLVPGVLGDPESIVEESFSESLLEYPHYTRPSEVRGMTVPDVLLSGHHEAIRLWRRKEALRATYQRRPDLLDRTVLKEEDHRLLGDIIREGMRGMPVRCGGEE, encoded by the coding sequence ATGAGATGTGATGTCTTCACCTTGTTTCCCGAGATGATCTTGCCGGTCGTGGGAAGCAGCATGCTGAAACGGGCGCGGGAGAAGGCTCTGCTTGAAATCCAGGTGCACAATCTTCGCGACTATACGATCGACAAACACAAAGTGGCGGATGACGTGCCATACGGCGGAGGGGCCGGCATGGTCATGAAGGCAGAACCGATTCTCCGTGCGGTGGATGACGTATGTTCAAGCTACGGCACGCAGGGAGACCATGTGCGGTTGTTGTTGCCGTCACCCCAAGGGAGACCATTTACCCAGAGCGTTGCCAGAGAGCTGGCCGGTGAGACGCGGAGATTGATGTTCATCTGCGGGCACTACGAAGGGATCGACGAACGCGTTCGGCTGGCATTGCAGCCTGAGGAAATTTCGGTCGGGGATTACATCCTGACCGGCGGGGAACTCGCGGCGTTGGTCGTGATCGACGCCGCGGCGCGGTTGGTGCCGGGGGTCTTAGGTGATCCGGAATCGATTGTAGAAGAGTCGTTTTCTGAATCGCTGTTGGAGTACCCGCACTATACAAGACCGTCGGAGGTTCGCGGCATGACGGTGCCGGACGTGTTGCTGTCCGGGCATCACGAGGCGATCCGTCTGTGGCGGCGCAAAGAAGCACTCCGTGCGACGTACCAGCGCCGGCCCGACTTGTTGGATAGGACGGTGTTGAAAGAGGAAGATCACCGGTTGTTGGGAGACATCATTCGGGAGGGCATGCGGGGCATGCCCGTTCGTTGTGGGGGGGAGGAGTAG
- a CDS encoding DUF4321 domain-containing protein, whose product MRKSPWVLVMFLVIGGLLGGVLGEILRVMAPQGTIQTIFSTNFTPGISPPLTIDLILVKLTLGFSLKISLLSLLGMFVGVYLYKNV is encoded by the coding sequence GTGAGAAAATCCCCATGGGTTCTGGTCATGTTCCTCGTAATCGGAGGGTTGCTGGGAGGAGTCCTCGGAGAAATTCTCAGAGTCATGGCTCCCCAAGGAACCATTCAGACGATATTCTCGACCAACTTCACGCCGGGGATCAGTCCTCCCCTCACGATTGATCTGATCCTCGTCAAATTGACTCTGGGATTCAGCTTGAAGATCAGCCTGCTGAGCCTTCTGGGGATGTTCGTCGGCGTCTACCTCTACAAAAACGTCTAA
- a CDS encoding YraN family protein, translated as MTILDPRRLFGQEGEATAESYLRRKGYRIIARNLRSSLGELDLVAEDGQVLVFVEVKARRTVGYGGAIEAVDRRKQKKMTRLAAQYLATHHLTDRLCRFDVVLLQEQGAKDTRIEHLKNAFDVPGNDLPW; from the coding sequence GTGACAATTCTTGACCCGAGACGACTCTTTGGGCAAGAAGGAGAAGCGACGGCCGAGTCGTACCTTCGACGGAAGGGGTATCGGATTATTGCCAGAAATCTCCGCTCTTCGCTCGGCGAGCTCGATCTCGTTGCGGAGGACGGGCAGGTGCTCGTATTCGTCGAGGTCAAGGCCCGCCGGACCGTGGGATACGGCGGAGCGATCGAAGCGGTTGATCGCCGGAAGCAGAAAAAAATGACGCGTCTCGCCGCTCAGTATCTGGCGACGCACCATCTGACCGACCGCCTCTGCCGATTCGACGTGGTGCTGCTCCAGGAACAGGGCGCGAAGGACACCCGTATCGAGCACCTGAAAAATGCCTTTGATGTACCGGGAAACGACCTCCCCTGGTAA
- the rpsP gene encoding 30S ribosomal protein S16: MAVHLRLTRTGRHKRPVYRVVAADSRMPRDGRFLEILGIFDPLKEAGLPELKQERVLSWLRHGAQPTVTVKTLLRRSGLWKQFESEKASKKKGA, encoded by the coding sequence GTGGCCGTTCATTTGAGATTGACGAGAACAGGACGACATAAGCGACCGGTCTATCGGGTGGTGGCGGCGGATTCACGTATGCCACGCGACGGGCGCTTTCTGGAAATTTTGGGCATTTTCGATCCGCTCAAGGAAGCGGGATTGCCGGAGCTGAAACAGGAGCGCGTGCTGAGTTGGCTGCGCCACGGAGCTCAACCTACCGTGACGGTGAAAACTCTTCTTCGACGGTCCGGCCTCTGGAAGCAGTTCGAATCAGAGAAAGCGAGCAAGAAAAAGGGAGCGTGA
- the uvrB gene encoding excinuclease ABC subunit UvrB yields the protein MAPFRLEAPFKPCGDQQQAIEKLTAGIRAGRKHQALLGVTGSGKTFTMANVIEQVQKPTLVLVHNKTLAGQLYQEFKQFFPNNAVEYFISYYDYYQPEAYLPQTDTYIAKDSSINDAIDQMRHAATSSLLQRNDVLIVSSVSCIYGLGSPEIYHGMLLYVEEGMEIRREKILAKLVEIQYERNDIDFHRGTFRARGDVIEIFPASNEARSVRIELFGDVVDAIHEIDPLTGKSLARLPKVAVYPNTHYLIAPDRYEQAITGIEDELDERVALFKTQNQLVEAQRIAQRTRFDLEMIRAMGYCHGIENYSRHLSGRKAGEPPPTLMDYFPKDFLLIVDESHATIPQVGGMFEGDYSRKRTLVDYGFRLPSAVDNRPLKFSEFEQCLNQVIHVSATPGPYEVKHTQGEVVEQIIRPTGLLDPVIEVRPAKGQVDHLLGEVRAEVRQGGRVLVTTLTKRMAEDLSEYYHEIGVKVRYLHSDIKTLERAEIIRDLRRGIFDVLVGINLLREGLDLPEVSLVAILDADKEGYLRSYRSLIQTAGRAARNASGRVILYGDSVTDSMREAIGETARRRKIQTDYNDAHGIVPVSIKKDILALEYANGSTNVEQLELAAETPAVYDSAEGIDPLIKRLEQEMKAAAKILEFEKAAALRNRIRALRLQELELKTER from the coding sequence ATGGCACCGTTTCGACTAGAAGCGCCTTTCAAACCATGCGGGGATCAACAGCAGGCCATTGAAAAGCTGACGGCCGGGATCCGCGCCGGCCGCAAACACCAGGCATTGCTCGGTGTGACGGGCTCCGGCAAGACCTTCACGATGGCCAACGTCATCGAGCAGGTCCAGAAACCCACGCTTGTCCTCGTGCACAACAAGACGCTTGCGGGCCAGCTCTATCAGGAGTTCAAACAGTTTTTCCCGAACAATGCAGTAGAGTATTTCATCAGTTATTACGATTACTATCAGCCCGAAGCCTACCTGCCCCAGACCGACACCTACATCGCGAAGGATTCCTCCATCAACGATGCCATCGATCAAATGCGTCATGCCGCGACGTCATCCCTGCTTCAACGCAATGACGTGCTGATCGTTTCATCGGTTTCCTGTATCTACGGGCTGGGGTCGCCGGAAATCTATCACGGAATGCTGCTGTATGTGGAGGAAGGCATGGAGATTCGGCGGGAAAAAATTCTCGCCAAGCTGGTGGAAATCCAATATGAGCGCAATGACATCGACTTCCATCGGGGGACGTTCCGTGCCCGGGGCGATGTCATTGAAATCTTTCCTGCGTCGAACGAGGCTCGATCGGTCCGAATCGAATTGTTTGGCGACGTCGTCGATGCCATCCATGAGATCGATCCGTTGACGGGCAAATCGCTGGCGCGGCTTCCGAAGGTGGCCGTGTACCCAAATACCCACTATCTCATTGCCCCTGACCGATACGAGCAGGCGATTACCGGCATCGAAGATGAATTGGACGAACGCGTTGCCCTGTTCAAGACTCAGAATCAACTCGTGGAGGCTCAGCGCATCGCCCAGCGGACGCGATTCGATCTGGAGATGATCCGCGCCATGGGCTACTGTCATGGAATCGAGAATTATTCACGTCATCTGAGCGGACGGAAGGCCGGAGAACCGCCGCCCACGCTCATGGATTATTTCCCCAAAGACTTTTTGCTGATCGTTGACGAATCGCATGCCACGATTCCGCAAGTCGGCGGCATGTTCGAAGGCGACTACTCGAGAAAGCGGACGCTGGTCGATTACGGATTCCGGCTTCCATCAGCCGTGGACAATCGTCCGTTGAAATTTTCCGAATTTGAACAGTGCCTCAATCAGGTCATTCATGTCTCGGCGACGCCGGGTCCATATGAGGTGAAGCATACCCAGGGAGAGGTCGTCGAGCAGATCATTCGGCCGACCGGCCTGCTCGATCCCGTGATTGAGGTGCGGCCTGCCAAAGGCCAGGTGGATCACCTGCTCGGAGAAGTGCGGGCGGAGGTCCGGCAAGGCGGGCGCGTCCTCGTGACCACGCTGACCAAGCGCATGGCGGAGGACCTGAGCGAGTATTACCATGAAATCGGGGTCAAGGTGCGATACCTCCATTCCGATATCAAAACGCTGGAACGGGCTGAAATCATCCGTGACCTGCGACGGGGAATTTTCGATGTTCTCGTCGGGATCAATCTGCTGCGCGAGGGGTTGGATCTTCCCGAGGTGAGTTTAGTGGCCATTCTCGATGCCGACAAAGAGGGTTATCTCCGCTCCTACCGGTCGTTGATTCAGACGGCCGGCCGTGCGGCCAGAAATGCCAGTGGCCGCGTGATCCTGTATGGCGATTCGGTCACCGACTCCATGCGAGAAGCCATAGGTGAGACGGCGCGCCGGAGGAAAATCCAGACCGACTATAATGATGCCCACGGAATCGTGCCGGTCAGCATTAAGAAGGACATTCTCGCGCTGGAATATGCCAATGGATCCACAAATGTCGAACAGTTGGAGCTCGCGGCCGAGACTCCGGCAGTGTACGATTCGGCGGAAGGCATCGATCCATTGATCAAACGCCTTGAACAGGAGATGAAAGCTGCGGCCAAAATTCTGGAGTTCGAGAAGGCCGCAGCATTAAGAAACCGCATTCGCGCCTTGCGGCTGCAGGAATTGGAACTGAAGACCGAGCGTTAG
- the ftsE gene encoding cell division ATP-binding protein FtsE — protein MIQLIRVSKQFDRRPALSNVSLEIEKGEFVLLMGPSGAGKSTLLRMLIGAERPDDGQVFVHGKHVTGLKKSEIPYLRRKVGTVFQDFRLLPKKTVFDNVALPLLVQGAFAGDIRRKVTEALRAVGVEHKRDHLPAGLSAGEQQRVCIARAIVNGPVVLLADEPTGNLDPELTAEIIELFKLINIRGTTVVVATHDPLVMAQVNRRVITLVQGVLAPGQRVPA, from the coding sequence ATGATCCAGCTGATCCGTGTATCCAAGCAGTTCGACCGCCGGCCGGCTCTTTCGAATGTGTCGCTTGAAATTGAAAAGGGGGAATTCGTCCTCTTGATGGGGCCCAGCGGAGCCGGCAAATCCACCTTGCTGCGCATGCTCATCGGGGCCGAGCGGCCGGACGATGGGCAGGTGTTCGTACACGGCAAGCATGTCACCGGGCTCAAAAAATCCGAGATCCCGTATCTACGCCGCAAGGTCGGAACGGTGTTTCAGGACTTCCGCCTCCTTCCCAAGAAGACGGTATTCGACAATGTCGCGCTCCCCCTTCTGGTCCAGGGGGCCTTTGCCGGAGACATCAGACGAAAAGTGACGGAGGCCTTGCGCGCGGTCGGCGTGGAGCACAAACGTGATCACCTCCCGGCAGGACTCAGCGCGGGCGAGCAGCAGCGTGTCTGTATTGCCCGCGCGATCGTCAACGGCCCGGTCGTCCTGTTGGCGGATGAACCGACCGGCAATCTCGATCCTGAGCTGACGGCGGAAATCATCGAACTCTTCAAGCTCATCAATATTCGCGGCACCACGGTGGTGGTCGCCACCCACGATCCGCTCGTCATGGCGCAGGTGAACCGGCGGGTCATCACGCTGGTTCAGGGTGTATTGGCGCCTGGTCAACGGGTGCCGGCATGA
- the ffh gene encoding signal recognition particle protein has product MLDSLSEKFENILKKLRGTGVLTEQNIGEALKEVRFALLEADVNLKVVKDFIERVREKAVGQEVLSSLTPGHQVVKVVWEELKNMMGSERAGLALVSSPPTVVMMVGLQGAGKTTTCGKLAKLFKNQGKRVLLVAADPRRPAAGDQLASLGRDLGIDVHRAEQAVASEHDVVGVCRAGVERGRDQGFDLVVLDTGGRLHVDTELMAELVAVKTAVQPHEVLLVADAMTGQDAVNMAGQFDRQVGLTGVILTKTEGDARGGAVLSIRAVTGKPIKFLGVGEKLDALEPFHPDRMASRILGMGDVLSLIEKAQVTFTREQAEETQKRLTSNTFTLEDFRAQIGQMNKLGSLDQILSMLPGGQKLKGAMDGQVPEREMKRVAAMIDSMTSRERRDHTVINGSRKKRIARGSGTNVAEVNRLIKQFLSARKIAKAMTGAGGRRQLAQLLRTM; this is encoded by the coding sequence ATGCTCGATTCACTCAGTGAAAAATTTGAAAACATCCTGAAGAAGCTTCGCGGCACGGGTGTGCTCACCGAACAGAACATCGGGGAAGCCCTCAAGGAAGTCCGGTTTGCACTCCTGGAAGCCGACGTCAACCTCAAAGTCGTCAAGGACTTTATCGAGCGTGTTCGCGAAAAGGCCGTGGGGCAGGAGGTCCTGAGCAGTTTGACCCCTGGACATCAGGTCGTCAAGGTTGTCTGGGAAGAACTGAAAAACATGATGGGGAGCGAGCGAGCCGGACTGGCCCTCGTTTCCTCGCCGCCCACCGTCGTCATGATGGTCGGATTGCAGGGGGCCGGTAAGACGACGACGTGCGGCAAACTCGCCAAGCTGTTTAAGAACCAGGGCAAGCGTGTGTTGCTCGTGGCAGCGGATCCCCGGCGCCCGGCGGCGGGTGATCAATTGGCAAGCCTGGGACGTGATCTCGGTATCGACGTGCATCGCGCGGAACAGGCAGTCGCGTCGGAGCACGACGTTGTCGGTGTCTGTCGGGCCGGCGTGGAGCGGGGCCGGGATCAGGGTTTTGATCTCGTGGTCCTCGATACCGGCGGCCGTCTCCATGTGGATACTGAATTGATGGCGGAATTGGTCGCGGTGAAGACGGCCGTTCAGCCTCATGAAGTTCTGCTCGTCGCAGACGCGATGACGGGGCAGGACGCCGTCAACATGGCGGGGCAATTCGACCGCCAAGTCGGACTGACCGGCGTCATCCTGACGAAGACGGAAGGAGACGCGCGGGGCGGGGCCGTGCTGTCGATCAGGGCCGTGACGGGCAAGCCGATCAAATTTCTCGGCGTGGGAGAGAAGTTGGATGCCCTGGAGCCGTTTCATCCGGATCGAATGGCTTCCCGAATATTGGGCATGGGCGACGTGTTGTCGCTGATCGAGAAAGCGCAAGTCACGTTTACGCGTGAACAGGCAGAGGAGACTCAGAAACGCCTGACGAGCAATACCTTCACGCTTGAGGATTTTCGTGCCCAGATCGGCCAGATGAACAAGCTCGGCTCCCTGGATCAGATTCTGAGCATGCTGCCCGGCGGGCAGAAACTGAAGGGCGCCATGGATGGGCAAGTGCCCGAGCGCGAGATGAAGCGAGTTGCCGCGATGATCGATTCGATGACATCGCGTGAACGGCGCGATCACACCGTCATCAATGGGAGCCGGAAAAAGCGGATTGCACGGGGCAGCGGGACCAATGTCGCCGAAGTCAACCGGCTGATTAAGCAATTCTTGTCCGCCCGCAAGATTGCGAAGGCGATGACCGGAGCGGGAGGTCGCAGACAGCTGGCACAGCTTCTGCGCACGATGTGA
- the rimM gene encoding ribosome maturation factor RimM (Essential for efficient processing of 16S rRNA) gives MPVGQDDRVTIGRIEKPFGVRGQVKVRSLSDVPGRFDNLHAVTVLGETGQTTDRTVSHVRRAGAAYIVGFQDVTTPEEAGTLRGGLIQVPREPLSRTQEDTYYECDLIGMTVVNQDGRELGRVETVWALPGHHVLVVKDGSRETLIPAAKHFVLNVDVPARRMVVQGVEGLIEDHHEM, from the coding sequence GTGCCCGTGGGCCAAGACGATCGCGTGACAATCGGGCGCATCGAAAAGCCCTTTGGAGTCCGGGGTCAGGTTAAAGTCCGTTCACTGAGCGACGTGCCGGGACGGTTCGATAATTTGCATGCCGTCACGGTGCTGGGTGAAACCGGACAGACGACGGACCGCACCGTGTCACATGTCCGCCGGGCGGGTGCCGCCTATATCGTCGGGTTTCAGGACGTCACGACGCCGGAAGAAGCGGGCACGCTGCGCGGAGGATTAATCCAGGTTCCTCGCGAGCCTCTCTCCCGGACGCAGGAAGACACGTATTACGAATGTGATCTGATCGGCATGACGGTCGTAAATCAGGACGGCCGCGAATTGGGGCGCGTGGAAACGGTATGGGCGTTGCCGGGCCATCATGTACTGGTAGTGAAGGATGGATCGCGGGAGACGTTGATCCCAGCCGCGAAGCACTTCGTCCTGAACGTCGATGTGCCGGCGCGGCGAATGGTTGTGCAAGGGGTCGAGGGCCTGATCGAGGATCATCATGAGATGTGA